In Natrinema amylolyticum, the following are encoded in one genomic region:
- a CDS encoding DoxX family protein yields MSTNEATVQWLGRREEFEYADSVAGYVLVVVRLLVGYWFLHSGWTKFAFVAGEPFNAAGYLQNAQSPIAGLFEVVAGTPWLLEVTNVMIPVGEFCIGLGLILGALVRLAAFFGGVLMTLFYLGNADWAHGYVNGDLLGLLMFVIVGVFAAGRILGVDAHLEKTEFVRRRPWLRYLLG; encoded by the coding sequence ATGTCTACTAACGAAGCCACCGTTCAGTGGCTCGGCAGGCGGGAAGAGTTCGAGTACGCCGATTCGGTCGCCGGCTACGTGCTGGTGGTGGTGCGGCTGCTCGTCGGCTACTGGTTCCTCCACTCGGGGTGGACCAAGTTCGCGTTCGTCGCGGGAGAGCCGTTCAACGCGGCGGGCTACCTGCAGAACGCCCAATCGCCGATCGCCGGCCTCTTCGAGGTCGTTGCCGGGACACCCTGGCTGCTCGAGGTCACCAACGTGATGATCCCTGTCGGAGAGTTCTGCATCGGGCTGGGGCTCATCCTCGGGGCGCTCGTGCGGCTGGCCGCCTTCTTCGGCGGCGTCTTGATGACGTTGTTCTACCTGGGCAACGCCGACTGGGCGCATGGCTATGTCAACGGGGACCTGCTCGGGCTCCTCATGTTCGTGATCGTGGGCGTCTTCGCCGCGGGTCGAATCCTCGGCGTCGACGCCCACCTCGAGAAGACCGAGTTCGTCCGACGCCGGCCGTGGCTGCGATACCTCCTCGGCTGA
- a CDS encoding sulfatase-like hydrolase/transferase has protein sequence MADADADTRPNVLFVLTDQERYDCSAPEGPPVETPAIDRLSSEGVRFDRAFTPISICSSARASLLTGKFPHGHGMLNNCHEPDAIRANLPDDLPTFSEELVAAGYDLTYTGKWHAGRDQTPADFGFSYLGGSDEHHDDIDEAFREYREERGTPVGEADLAEEIYTGDDPRDGSEGTFVAAKTSVDVEDTRAYFLAERTIGAIEDHADGDRDVPFFHRADFYGPHHPYVVPEPYASMYDPDEIEPPASYAETYDGKPQVQENYLAYRGVTDFDWDLWAEALAKYWGFVTLIDHQLERILETLDERGLADETVVIHASDHGDFAGSHRQFNKGPLMYDDTYRIPLQVRWPGVADTGATCEVPVHLHDLAATFLEMADVPAPDAFDSRSLVPILENGGDLPTDAEWAESTFAQYHGDEFGLYSQRMVRTDRYKYVYNGPDIDELYDLETDSAELHNLIDHPEYDEVRRDMRDRLVEWMHETDDPNRAWVTDVLENAP, from the coding sequence ATGGCCGACGCTGACGCCGACACCCGTCCGAACGTCCTCTTCGTCCTCACCGATCAGGAGCGATACGACTGCAGCGCACCCGAGGGGCCACCGGTCGAGACGCCCGCGATCGATCGCCTCTCGAGCGAGGGGGTACGCTTCGACCGGGCGTTCACGCCGATCAGCATCTGCTCAAGCGCCCGCGCGTCACTGTTGACCGGGAAGTTCCCCCACGGTCACGGGATGCTGAACAACTGTCACGAGCCGGACGCGATCCGGGCGAACCTGCCCGACGACCTGCCGACGTTCTCGGAGGAACTCGTCGCGGCGGGCTACGACCTCACCTATACGGGCAAGTGGCACGCCGGCCGCGACCAGACGCCCGCCGACTTCGGCTTCTCGTATCTCGGCGGCAGCGACGAACATCACGACGACATCGACGAGGCGTTCCGCGAGTACCGCGAAGAGCGAGGGACCCCCGTGGGCGAGGCGGATCTCGCAGAGGAAATCTACACCGGCGACGATCCGAGAGACGGCTCCGAGGGGACGTTCGTCGCCGCGAAGACGTCCGTCGACGTCGAAGACACGCGAGCTTACTTCCTCGCCGAGCGGACGATCGGCGCGATCGAGGACCACGCCGACGGCGACCGGGACGTCCCCTTCTTCCACCGGGCCGACTTCTACGGTCCCCACCACCCCTACGTCGTCCCGGAGCCGTACGCCTCGATGTACGACCCCGACGAGATCGAGCCGCCGGCGAGCTACGCCGAGACCTACGACGGGAAACCGCAGGTCCAGGAGAACTATCTCGCCTACCGCGGCGTCACCGATTTCGACTGGGATCTCTGGGCCGAAGCGCTCGCGAAGTACTGGGGCTTCGTCACGCTGATCGACCACCAGCTCGAGCGGATCCTCGAGACGCTCGATGAGCGCGGACTGGCCGACGAGACGGTCGTGATCCACGCGTCGGACCACGGCGACTTCGCCGGGAGCCACCGACAGTTCAACAAGGGGCCGCTGATGTACGACGACACCTATCGCATCCCCCTGCAGGTTCGGTGGCCGGGCGTCGCCGATACGGGCGCGACCTGTGAGGTCCCGGTTCACCTCCACGACCTCGCGGCGACGTTCCTCGAGATGGCGGACGTTCCCGCCCCCGATGCGTTCGATTCCCGGAGTCTGGTGCCGATCCTCGAGAACGGCGGCGATCTGCCGACCGACGCGGAGTGGGCGGAATCGACGTTCGCGCAGTATCACGGCGACGAGTTCGGCCTCTACAGCCAGCGAATGGTCCGCACGGATCGCTACAAATACGTCTACAACGGGCCCGATATCGACGAACTGTACGATCTCGAGACAGACTCAGCGGAACTGCACAACCTGATCGACCACCCCGAATACGACGAGGTGCGACGAGACATGCGGGACCGACTGGTCGAATGGATGCATGAGACGGACGATCCGAATCGCGCGTGGGTGACGGACGTACTCGAGAACGCGCCATAG
- a CDS encoding ATP-binding protein translates to MSYANTRAHLRAELERIESLVRAYDATTETVPANDDAATVAEVELAHNPAQLSVGVPTDAADRLADRTATIDRRCAETPAETSLRVTVLADRFDLSRAHLDVFLLALAPEIDATYQRLFRELHDNIEITHPTVELVADLFSQTSDQQFAATALVGPSSPLRQHDLVTLSEPVGNSRSHQHRLVTVDQRLVSYLEGHVDLDPALEHVATLSTPDQTLEDIPLESVLRNRLERVDADSSGRYYFHGPDDDEREAAIDALADDRLLRASLPAVLEADAVDRLHREALLQDCPVHLTDADVLGERESDRTLEEIFDRFSDLHCDLFVTGTEAWRPTGTTVGIDAVLEFPRPSIETRRAFWEERADELPADLEPAVLAGTFELTRGQLEAALATARSLASGDDLTADDIYEGCRAQSAGGLGELAQRIEPASDWDDIQLREKTDRQLRLIRDHIANRARVYREWGFAEEFARGTGVVALFKGKSGTGKTMAAEVLADDVGMALYKIDLSSVVSKYIGETEENLERIFRAANHSNAILLFDEADSIFGDRAEVSDATDRYANVEVNYLLQRIESYDGVVVLTTNHASNIDSAFERRIDHTVTFTRPKGPVRKEIWAGVFPDDAPLGDLDYEFLSSLDLTGGQIRKIGQTAAILAAGDDRRIEMRHVVRALEQEFGARGQLLRSIDFGEYRRHLRSVDDDQAGADEQSAAEEAVGRSPEAVVRRFFELLDAGEGERARELYHSRTLAEEFSRKEVAMIAHGDFSIVGEIDRARDDHDRVVLEFDRELNGERTPRSYKLRPDDDAWRIFNVERVRENDVVVDR, encoded by the coding sequence ATGTCCTACGCGAATACACGCGCTCATCTCAGAGCTGAACTCGAGCGGATCGAATCATTGGTCCGAGCGTACGACGCGACCACCGAAACGGTCCCTGCGAACGACGATGCGGCTACTGTTGCGGAAGTCGAGTTGGCACACAACCCCGCTCAGCTATCGGTCGGGGTCCCGACCGACGCCGCAGACCGTCTCGCCGATCGTACGGCTACGATCGACCGTCGCTGTGCAGAGACGCCCGCGGAGACGTCGCTGCGAGTGACCGTTCTGGCGGACCGATTCGACCTCTCTCGTGCTCATCTCGACGTGTTTCTACTCGCACTCGCGCCCGAAATCGACGCTACCTACCAGCGGCTCTTCCGCGAGCTACACGACAATATTGAGATTACCCATCCTACTGTCGAGTTAGTCGCCGACCTATTCTCTCAAACGAGCGATCAACAATTCGCTGCTACCGCACTCGTCGGTCCCAGTTCCCCCCTTCGCCAGCACGATCTAGTGACCCTCTCAGAACCCGTCGGTAACAGTCGATCGCACCAGCACCGCCTCGTGACCGTCGATCAGCGGCTGGTATCGTATCTCGAGGGCCACGTCGACCTCGACCCCGCGCTCGAGCACGTGGCTACCCTCTCCACGCCCGATCAAACCCTCGAGGACATCCCGCTCGAGTCGGTCCTCCGCAATCGGCTCGAGCGCGTCGACGCTGACTCGAGCGGCCGCTACTACTTCCACGGGCCGGACGACGACGAACGCGAGGCCGCGATCGACGCGCTTGCGGACGATCGATTGCTCCGCGCCTCGTTGCCGGCCGTGCTCGAGGCCGACGCCGTCGATCGCCTCCACCGGGAAGCGCTCTTACAGGACTGTCCGGTGCACCTCACCGACGCCGACGTGCTCGGCGAGCGCGAGAGCGACCGCACGCTCGAGGAGATTTTCGATCGGTTTTCCGACCTCCACTGCGACCTGTTCGTGACCGGGACCGAGGCGTGGCGACCGACGGGGACGACCGTCGGTATCGACGCCGTCCTCGAGTTTCCCCGTCCCTCGATCGAGACGCGACGGGCGTTCTGGGAGGAGCGAGCGGACGAGCTCCCAGCGGACCTCGAGCCGGCGGTGCTCGCGGGCACGTTCGAACTCACGCGGGGGCAACTCGAGGCGGCGCTGGCGACGGCGCGGTCGCTGGCGAGCGGCGACGACCTCACGGCCGACGATATCTACGAGGGCTGTCGCGCCCAGTCGGCCGGCGGGCTGGGCGAACTCGCCCAGCGGATCGAGCCCGCCAGCGACTGGGACGACATCCAGCTCCGGGAGAAGACAGACCGCCAGCTCCGGCTGATCCGAGACCACATCGCGAACCGGGCCCGCGTCTACAGGGAGTGGGGCTTCGCCGAGGAGTTCGCCCGCGGGACCGGCGTCGTCGCCCTCTTCAAGGGGAAGTCGGGGACTGGCAAGACGATGGCCGCGGAGGTGCTGGCCGACGACGTCGGGATGGCCCTCTACAAGATCGACCTCTCCTCGGTCGTCTCGAAGTACATCGGCGAGACCGAGGAGAATTTGGAGCGAATCTTTCGGGCGGCGAACCACTCCAACGCCATCCTGCTGTTCGACGAGGCCGACTCGATCTTCGGCGACCGCGCGGAGGTGTCCGACGCGACCGACCGCTACGCCAACGTCGAGGTCAACTACCTCCTCCAGCGCATCGAGAGCTACGACGGCGTCGTCGTGCTCACCACCAACCACGCGTCGAACATCGACTCCGCGTTCGAGCGCCGGATCGACCACACGGTGACGTTCACGCGCCCGAAGGGACCCGTCCGCAAGGAGATCTGGGCGGGCGTCTTTCCCGACGACGCGCCGCTCGGCGACCTCGACTACGAGTTCCTCTCGTCGCTGGATCTCACCGGCGGCCAGATCAGGAAGATCGGCCAGACGGCCGCGATCCTCGCGGCCGGCGACGACCGGCGAATCGAGATGCGCCACGTCGTCCGCGCGCTCGAGCAGGAGTTCGGCGCGCGGGGACAGCTCCTGCGCTCGATCGACTTCGGCGAGTACCGTCGCCACCTCCGGAGCGTGGACGACGATCAGGCGGGGGCCGACGAGCAGTCGGCCGCCGAGGAGGCGGTCGGTCGCTCGCCGGAGGCCGTCGTTCGCCGGTTTTTCGAACTACTAGACGCCGGCGAGGGCGAGCGCGCCCGCGAGCTGTATCACTCCCGGACCCTCGCCGAGGAGTTCTCGCGGAAGGAGGTAGCGATGATCGCCCACGGCGACTTCTCGATCGTCGGCGAGATCGACCGCGCTCGGGACGATCACGACCGCGTCGTCCTCGAGTTCGATCGCGAACTGAACGGCGAGCGAACGCCCCGATCCTACAAGTTGCGCCCGGACGACGACGCCTGGCGGATCTTCAACGTCGAGCGCGTCCGCGAAAACGACGTCGTAGTGGATCGGTGA
- a CDS encoding bifunctional nuclease family protein codes for MQASIDAVRVAGTPEGPVPVVVLAVEGESDVVPIFIGFSEATSIARGLEAEDIGRPLTHDLLLDVMEELGSRIDHIVINEIEKRGDGQGGTYIADIHLETPRGETIIDARPSDSLALAARTNAAIEITEDVFEDSRDDSEKFDELKDIRNVSGEL; via the coding sequence ATGCAGGCATCCATCGACGCCGTTCGCGTCGCGGGGACCCCCGAGGGACCGGTCCCGGTCGTCGTCCTCGCCGTCGAGGGCGAAAGCGACGTCGTGCCGATCTTCATCGGGTTCAGCGAGGCGACCAGTATCGCTCGCGGTCTCGAGGCCGAGGACATCGGGCGACCGCTGACCCACGACCTCCTGCTCGACGTCATGGAGGAACTGGGCAGCCGGATCGACCATATCGTCATCAACGAGATCGAGAAGCGCGGGGACGGCCAGGGCGGCACCTACATCGCCGACATCCACCTCGAGACGCCCCGCGGCGAGACGATCATCGACGCCCGACCGAGCGATTCGCTCGCGCTGGCCGCCCGGACGAACGCGGCGATCGAGATCACGGAGGATGTCTTCGAGGACAGCCGAGACGACAGCGAGAAGTTCGACGAACTCAAAGACATCCGCAACGTGTCGGGTGAGCTCTAG
- the hisE gene encoding phosphoribosyl-ATP diphosphatase yields MDDVLEELFAVIEDRKETLPEDSYTASLFTHEKGENEVLEKLGEETTELVLAAKDDDREEIAHESADIVYHLLVLLAMKDMELSDLEAELEARR; encoded by the coding sequence ATGGACGACGTACTCGAGGAACTGTTCGCCGTCATCGAAGACCGGAAGGAAACGCTGCCCGAGGACTCCTACACCGCCTCGCTGTTCACCCACGAGAAAGGCGAGAACGAAGTGTTGGAGAAGCTCGGCGAGGAGACGACCGAACTCGTGCTGGCCGCGAAGGACGACGATCGCGAGGAGATCGCCCACGAGAGCGCGGATATCGTCTACCACCTGCTCGTCCTGCTCGCGATGAAGGACATGGAGCTGTCGGACCTCGAGGCCGAGCTCGAGGCGCGGCGCTGA
- a CDS encoding DUF4129 domain-containing protein translates to MSDATPDESDDVDGGADYRQVSFIVLAALALVLAAAFTPGMTGGSESDSSPGFDVDWDGILPDIDFTPDTDGNTDVDRPEDGGGSDGEPGDGPGGDFDWRRLLEWLNLDRGDDDIEPPTETEEPQCVIMLDRDPVPGSQLTATVRYEGEPLAETPVWFDEQRVGETDEMGRVTGEVPYVEELVIRVGAGTDATCRAGTSTSLTSSMTTEAASQQSDDNRQSDVDARQSGETETEIGAVPSVSRSMPSAAGTTSAAVTTSAAATTSATSTVSSAATASTASAVSPVSSAPVLASSVTPVANTQDEATGNATGTHAVDGEVEINVDGDPYPGETITVGAAVEDVPMREATVSVDGTAVGETDDEGRAAVTVPDDGTDAFEVEVARGDFAGTTTVDILLLEAAFSPDGIAPVPGSPGAVEATINGEPVAGAAVTVDGEAVGTTDADGRLATGLPRDPTATVTVGTERQTASVSLVSAYGGPALLFSSLVAGLAVLSSRRYGRHGPIAVLGGTAALAAVLIVEAFYGQRAGIAALGGVCLLGLGIGLSRSERSLPAPSVRDRPSSRDWLDRFTSRFVALAMGVVDRLEVLLERAHALAGVVSEWLRSLPRSGRELWTRFAAWLGTLPGRIRSGLGAALATARTLPIRAVAVGIAAIPLIAGGYAVDDVRGAILVTVALAVAGAVVFRSDEEDAETDARDRGTEPDADAATAREPSPETDGIRSFRELWRAFARRVAPRRWRTRTPGEIERRALSEGYPREPVRELTTLFREVEYGGRSRSPSRRERAAEAYDAVERTRANVTEADETVTEADETRTDEMKADATDADGTEAAERDGDGTRSASPTVPIREPEPDTEEEP, encoded by the coding sequence GTGTCCGACGCCACGCCCGACGAATCAGACGATGTGGACGGCGGAGCCGATTACCGGCAGGTTTCGTTCATCGTACTAGCGGCACTCGCACTCGTGCTGGCGGCCGCGTTCACGCCCGGAATGACCGGCGGCAGCGAGAGCGACTCGAGCCCCGGATTCGATGTCGACTGGGACGGAATCTTGCCGGACATCGATTTCACTCCGGATACCGATGGGAACACCGACGTCGACAGGCCCGAGGACGGCGGCGGCAGCGACGGCGAGCCCGGCGACGGGCCGGGCGGTGACTTCGACTGGCGGCGGTTACTCGAGTGGCTCAACCTCGATCGCGGCGACGATGACATCGAGCCGCCGACGGAGACCGAGGAGCCGCAGTGCGTCATCATGCTGGATCGCGATCCGGTGCCCGGCAGCCAGCTCACGGCGACGGTCCGGTACGAGGGCGAACCGCTCGCCGAGACGCCGGTATGGTTCGACGAGCAGCGGGTCGGAGAGACGGACGAAATGGGACGGGTGACCGGTGAAGTGCCGTACGTCGAGGAGCTGGTCATCCGCGTCGGGGCGGGGACCGACGCGACGTGTCGCGCCGGGACGTCGACGTCGCTGACGTCGTCCATGACGACAGAGGCCGCGAGTCAGCAATCCGACGATAATCGACAGTCCGATGTCGACGCTCGGCAGTCAGGCGAAACGGAAACCGAGATCGGAGCAGTGCCAAGTGTGAGCCGCAGCATGCCGTCGGCGGCCGGGACGACATCGGCAGCCGTGACGACATCTGCGGCCGCGACGACGTCGGCGACATCGACGGTGTCGTCGGCAGCAACGGCATCGACGGCGTCGGCCGTCTCGCCGGTCTCGAGCGCTCCCGTCCTCGCGTCGTCGGTCACGCCCGTGGCGAACACGCAGGACGAGGCGACGGGGAACGCCACCGGAACCCACGCGGTCGACGGCGAGGTCGAGATCAACGTCGACGGCGACCCCTATCCGGGCGAGACGATCACCGTCGGTGCAGCAGTCGAAGACGTGCCGATGCGCGAGGCGACCGTCTCAGTCGACGGCACCGCCGTCGGGGAGACGGACGACGAGGGGCGGGCAGCGGTGACGGTGCCCGACGACGGCACCGACGCGTTCGAGGTCGAGGTCGCTCGCGGCGACTTCGCGGGAACGACGACGGTCGACATCCTGTTGCTCGAGGCCGCGTTTTCCCCCGACGGCATCGCGCCGGTTCCCGGCAGTCCCGGTGCCGTCGAGGCCACGATCAACGGCGAGCCGGTCGCGGGTGCCGCGGTGACCGTCGACGGCGAGGCGGTCGGGACGACCGACGCCGACGGTCGGCTGGCGACCGGACTGCCCCGAGATCCGACCGCGACGGTGACGGTCGGCACGGAGCGCCAGACCGCGAGCGTCTCGCTCGTCAGTGCCTACGGCGGGCCCGCGCTCCTGTTCTCGAGTCTCGTCGCCGGACTGGCAGTGCTCTCCTCTCGCCGGTACGGCCGACACGGGCCGATCGCCGTTCTGGGCGGGACGGCGGCGCTCGCCGCGGTGCTCATCGTGGAGGCGTTCTACGGGCAGCGGGCCGGGATCGCCGCACTCGGCGGCGTCTGTCTGCTCGGACTCGGCATCGGCCTGTCACGGTCCGAGCGGAGCCTGCCTGCTCCCAGCGTCCGCGACCGCCCCTCGTCACGGGACTGGCTGGACCGATTCACGTCTCGATTCGTCGCTCTCGCAATGGGTGTCGTCGACCGACTCGAGGTACTCCTCGAGCGGGCGCACGCGCTGGCCGGAGTCGTCAGCGAGTGGCTCCGATCGCTGCCGCGGTCCGGACGGGAGCTGTGGACGCGTTTCGCAGCCTGGTTGGGGACGCTTCCGGGGCGCATCCGGTCCGGGCTCGGGGCGGCGCTCGCGACCGCTCGAACGCTACCGATTCGGGCGGTCGCGGTGGGAATCGCGGCGATCCCGCTGATCGCGGGCGGCTACGCCGTCGACGATGTCCGAGGAGCGATCCTCGTCACCGTTGCGCTCGCCGTCGCCGGCGCGGTGGTGTTCCGCTCCGACGAGGAAGACGCCGAAACGGACGCGCGAGACCGCGGCACGGAGCCGGACGCGGACGCGGCGACGGCGAGAGAGCCGAGCCCCGAGACGGACGGGATCCGCTCGTTCCGCGAGCTGTGGCGGGCGTTCGCACGCCGGGTCGCGCCGCGGCGCTGGCGAACGCGCACCCCCGGCGAGATCGAACGGCGCGCGCTCTCGGAGGGGTATCCCCGCGAGCCGGTTCGCGAACTGACGACCCTCTTCCGCGAGGTGGAGTACGGCGGGCGGTCCCGCTCGCCGAGCCGTCGCGAACGGGCGGCCGAGGCCTACGACGCGGTCGAACGCACTCGAGCGAACGTGACAGAAGCGGACGAAACGGTGACGGAAGCGGACGAAACGAGGACGGACGAGATGAAAGCAGACGCAACGGACGCAGATGGAACGGAGGCGGCCGAACGGGACGGAGACGGAACCCGATCGGCGTCGCCGACCGTACCGATCCGCGAACCGGAGCCCGACACGGAGGAGGAACCGTGA
- a CDS encoding DUF7269 family protein → MSRRRQILVALFGLAFVAIGTIVGLSGSGGSDGAGGLVVLLGLVALGLGLWKVRGSLDTTANEPAVPWAADEPFANPAPERTDRDPALSSDALAGVIETAGETARDSGTVDDGLEIVRPALRTALLDALEQGGRSRSEAEAALADGTWTDDPVAASVLAAEIEPPVRSFRERVRAWLYPERVVRRRARRATSAVAEAADDALPTVPGQTAPRTVPVLKPRLEDLQRGADGRLQRAVEPRATARGPQPVRPRVGGDAERKDEERTDGTREDDDERVDATRDGGREVTDA, encoded by the coding sequence GTGAGCCGGCGTCGGCAGATACTCGTCGCCCTGTTCGGGCTGGCGTTCGTCGCGATCGGGACGATCGTCGGCCTCAGCGGGTCCGGCGGATCTGACGGCGCCGGCGGCCTCGTCGTCCTGCTCGGGCTCGTCGCGCTCGGCCTCGGCCTCTGGAAGGTCCGCGGGTCGCTCGATACGACGGCGAACGAGCCGGCAGTGCCCTGGGCGGCCGACGAACCGTTCGCGAACCCGGCTCCCGAGCGGACCGACCGCGACCCCGCCCTCTCGAGCGACGCGCTGGCCGGCGTGATCGAGACGGCCGGCGAGACGGCCCGCGATTCGGGCACCGTCGACGACGGCCTCGAAATCGTTCGGCCGGCGCTCCGGACGGCGCTGCTCGACGCCCTCGAGCAGGGCGGCCGATCGCGATCGGAGGCCGAGGCGGCGCTCGCGGACGGAACCTGGACCGACGATCCGGTCGCCGCCAGCGTCCTCGCGGCGGAGATCGAGCCGCCGGTCCGGTCGTTCCGCGAGCGCGTTCGAGCGTGGCTGTACCCCGAACGCGTCGTGCGACGGCGGGCCCGCCGGGCGACGAGTGCGGTCGCCGAGGCGGCCGACGACGCCCTGCCGACGGTGCCGGGCCAGACCGCCCCGCGGACCGTCCCGGTTCTCAAACCCCGCCTCGAGGACCTCCAGCGGGGGGCGGACGGCCGTCTTCAGCGGGCCGTCGAGCCGCGGGCGACCGCTCGCGGACCGCAGCCCGTTCGGCCGCGAGTCGGGGGCGACGCCGAGCGGAAGGACGAGGAGCGAACCGACGGCACTCGAGAAGATGATGACGAACGAGTCGACGCTACCCGAGACGGGGGCCGAGAGGTGACCGACGCGTGA
- a CDS encoding DUF58 domain-containing protein produces the protein MIDRRVRWRGAIAATIALAVAGIADGNPVLLLGAIIPLVFVAYGSLSRVRVPDELVATRSVTPTPAPPGQPVTVTLEVTNGSDRTITDLRVADGVPASIAVLEGSPRAGATLEPGDSLTLEYVVVARHGEYDFEPPQCRVRGLGASATATTALSISGDRSIVCRLDADAPPIEEDGSKRVGQLTTDDPGEGISFHSIREYHPDDPADRIDWRHYAKRGTLATVNYERQVSATVVLVVDARPANRVVTGRGRPTAVEYGTYAATRALSDLLDRGHDVGVAVIGTDGPGPAGCHWLEPASGSAQRTRALELLRRVADEAAADRGSSTHRSGVGGQGRTTRQVRKVLELASTNAQLALFSPVLDDPPVDAVETWRGAGLPVVLLSPDIVPENTVSGQYEQTRRRTRLARCQAAGARTVDWRRGTPLPLIIERAFAADARLSSGRLTGGSAGTSSAGSGGSSGEGWSGGPSDGSDGSDGWDGERDSSTTGRAEDASDPTRADRNAAGIETDGGPDDRPGSPPTADPQRRGGDE, from the coding sequence GTGATCGACCGACGGGTGCGCTGGCGCGGGGCCATCGCCGCGACGATCGCGCTCGCGGTCGCCGGAATCGCCGACGGAAACCCCGTCCTCCTGCTCGGTGCGATCATCCCGCTCGTCTTCGTCGCCTACGGCTCGCTGTCCCGCGTTCGGGTCCCCGACGAACTCGTCGCGACCAGGTCGGTGACGCCGACGCCCGCACCGCCCGGCCAACCGGTCACCGTCACTCTCGAGGTGACCAACGGCTCCGACCGGACGATCACGGACCTCCGGGTCGCCGACGGCGTCCCCGCGTCGATCGCCGTCCTCGAGGGGTCGCCCCGCGCCGGCGCGACGCTCGAGCCCGGCGACAGCCTCACGCTGGAGTACGTCGTCGTGGCCCGTCACGGCGAGTACGACTTCGAGCCGCCCCAGTGTCGCGTCCGCGGGCTCGGCGCGAGCGCGACGGCGACGACGGCGCTGTCGATATCCGGCGATCGCTCGATCGTCTGTCGACTCGACGCCGACGCGCCGCCGATCGAGGAGGACGGATCGAAGCGCGTCGGACAGCTCACGACCGACGACCCCGGCGAGGGGATCTCGTTTCACTCGATTCGGGAGTACCACCCGGACGACCCCGCCGACCGCATCGACTGGCGACACTACGCGAAACGCGGGACGCTCGCGACGGTCAACTACGAACGGCAGGTCTCGGCGACCGTCGTGCTGGTCGTCGACGCGCGACCCGCGAACCGCGTCGTCACCGGCCGCGGTCGGCCGACCGCCGTCGAATACGGGACCTACGCCGCGACCCGTGCGCTGTCGGACCTGCTCGACCGCGGCCACGACGTCGGCGTCGCCGTCATCGGAACGGACGGCCCCGGCCCCGCCGGCTGCCACTGGCTCGAGCCCGCGAGCGGATCGGCACAGCGAACGCGCGCGCTCGAACTCCTCCGGCGGGTAGCGGACGAGGCGGCGGCCGACCGCGGGTCGAGCACGCACCGGTCCGGCGTCGGCGGACAGGGCCGGACGACGCGTCAGGTCCGGAAGGTGCTCGAACTCGCATCGACGAACGCACAGCTCGCGCTGTTCTCGCCCGTCCTCGACGATCCGCCCGTGGACGCGGTCGAGACATGGCGGGGCGCGGGGCTGCCGGTCGTCCTCCTCTCTCCCGATATCGTCCCGGAAAACACCGTCAGCGGCCAGTACGAACAGACGCGGCGGCGAACCCGGCTGGCCCGCTGTCAGGCCGCCGGCGCGCGCACGGTCGACTGGCGGCGCGGCACGCCGCTGCCGCTGATCATCGAGCGCGCCTTCGCAGCCGACGCGCGGCTCTCGAGCGGTCGATTGACTGGGGGCAGTGCCGGCACCTCGAGCGCTGGGAGCGGGGGGAGCAGTGGAGAAGGGTGGAGCGGCGGTCCGAGCGACGGGAGCGACGGGAGCGACGGGTGGGACGGCGAACGCGACTCGAGCACGACCGGACGCGCCGAAGACGCGAGCGACCCGACGCGGGCGGATAGAAATGCGGCGGGGATCGAGACGGACGGCGGCCCGGACGACCGGCCCGGGTCGCCCCCGACCGCCGACCCGCAGCGACGAGGAGGTGACGAGTAG